From one Eptesicus fuscus isolate TK198812 chromosome 21, DD_ASM_mEF_20220401, whole genome shotgun sequence genomic stretch:
- the BCAR1 gene encoding breast cancer anti-estrogen resistance protein 1 isoform X5: MRPCAELGPQAAQRDTMNYLVVVPTRVGQGYVFEASQPEQDEYDIPRHLLGPGPQDIYDVPPVRGLPSQYSQEVYDTPPMAVKGPNGWDPSLDVYDVPPSVEKSLPPSSHHAVYDVPPSVSKDVPDGPLLREETYDVPPAFAKAKPFDPTRHPLVLAAPPPDSSPAEDVYDVPPPAPDIYDVPPGLRRPGPSTLYDVPRERVLPPEVADSSAADDGVYVVPPSAEREAPADAKRLSASSTGSTRSSQSASSLEAPVPGREPLELEVAVEALTRLQQGVSATVTHLLDVASSAGRCGGWRSTTEPQEPPAQDLRAAVAAVQGAVHELLEFARSAVGNSAHTSDRTLNAKLSRQLQKMEDVYQTLVAHGQTFDSSRGGPGATSEDLDRLVACSRAVPEDAKQLASFLHGNASLLFRRTKAPVSGPEGGGSLHPIPTDKASSIQSRPLPSPPKFTSQDSPDGQYENSEGGWMEDYDYVHLQGKEEFEKTQKELLEKGNIMRQGKGQLELQQLKQFERLEQEVSRPINHDLTNWTSAQSLAPGRTGSLGPSDRQLLLFYLEQCEANLTTLTNAVDAFFTAVATNQPPKIFVAHSKFVILSAHKLVFIGDTLSRQAKAADVRSQVTHYSNLLCDLLRGIVATTKAAALQYPSPTAAQDMVDRVKELGHSTQQFRRVLGQLAAA, from the exons GTGGTGGTGCCCACCCGCGTGGGGCAGGGCTACGTGTTCGAGGCCTCCCAGCCAGAGCAGGACGAGTACGACATCCCGCGCCACCTGCTGGGCCCGGGGCCCCAGGACATCTACGACGTGCCCCCTGTTCGAGGGCTTCCCAGCCAGTACAGCCAGGAG GTATATGACACACCTCCCATGGCTGTCAAGGGTCCCAATGGCTGGGACCCATCGCTGGACGTGTACGACGTGCCCCCCAGTGTGGAGAAGAGCCTGCCGCCATCCAGCCACCACGCG GTGTATGATGTTCCTCCATCCGTGAGCAAGGACGTCCCTGATGGCCCACTACTGCGTGAAGAAACCTATGACGTGCCCCCTGCCTTCGCCAAGGCCAAGCCCTTTGACCCAACCCGCCACCCACTGGTCCTCGCTGCACCGCCCCCAGACTCATCACCCGCTGAGGATGTGTACGACGtgccaccccctgctcctgacaTCTACGACGTGCCCCCTGGCTTGCGGCGGCCTGGCCCCAGCACCCTCTACGACGTGCCCCGTGAGCGGGTTCTTCCTCCTGAGGTGGCTGATAGCAGCGCGGCCGACGATGGTGTGTACGTGGTGCCCCCCTCCGCCGAGCGAGAGGCCCCAGCTGATGCCAAGCGCCTGTCTGCCTCCAGCACAGGCAGCACTCGCAGCAGCCAGTCGGCCTCCTCCCTGGAGGCACCGGTGCCGGGCCGCGAGCCCCTGGAGCTGGAGGTGGCTGTGGAGGCCCTGACCCGGCTACAGCAGGGTGTGAGCGCCACCGTCACCCACCTCTTGGACGTGGCAAGCAGTGCTGGCCGGTGTGGGGGCTGGCGCAGCACCACGGAGCCTCAGGAGCCCCCAGCACAGGACCTGCGGGCTGCTGTGGCCGCTGTCCAGGGGGCCGTCCATGAGCTGCTGGAGTTTGCCCGCAGCGCCGTGGGCAACTCTGCCCACACTTCTGACCGCACACTGAATGCCAAGCTTAGCCGGCAACTGCAGAAGATGGAGGACGTATACCAGACATTGGTGGCCCATGGTCAGACCTTTGACAGTAGCCGAGGAGGCCCTGGGGCCACTTCTGAAGACCTGGACCGCCTGGTGGCCTGCTCACGGGCTGTGCCCGAGGATGCCAAGCAGCTGGCCTCCTTCTTGCATGGCAATGCCTCGCTGCTCTTCAGACGGACCAAGGCCCCTGTCTCAGGGCCCGAGGGGGGCGGCTCCCTGCATCCCATCCCCACTGACAAGGCCAGCAGTATCCAGTCCcggcccctgccctcaccccccaagttCACCTCCCAGGACTCACCAGATGGGCAGTACGAGAACAGTGAGGGTGGCTGGATGGAAGATTACGACTATGTCCACCTGCAG gggaaggaagagtttgagaagactCAGAAGGAGCTGCTGGAAAAGGGCAACATCATGCGGCAGGGGAAGGGCCAGCTGGAGCTGCAGCAG ctgaaGCAGTTTGAGCGGCTGGAGCAGGAGGTGTCCCGGCCCATCAACCACGACCTGACCAACTGGACGTCGGCCCAGTCCCTGGCCCCAGGGCGGACAGGCAGCCTGGGGCCCTCGGaccggcagctgctgctcttcTACCTGGAGCAGTGCGAGGCAAACCTGACCACGCTCACCAACGCGGTGGACGCCTTCTTCACCGCCGTGGCCACCAACCAGCCGCCCAAGATCTTTGTGGCACACAGCAAGTTTGTCATCCTCAGCGCCCATAAGCTGGTGTTCATCGGGGACACGCTGTCGCGGCAGGCCAAGGCAGCTGACGTCCGCAGCCAGGTGACTCACTACAGCAACCTACTGTGCGACCTCCTGCGTGGCATCGTGGCCACCACCAAAGCTGCTGCCCTGCAGTACCCATCGCCCACCGCCGCCCAGGACATGGTGGACAGGGTCAAGGAGCTGGGCCATAGCACTCAGCAGTTCCGCCGGGTCCTGGGCCAGCTGGCAGCTGCCTGA
- the LOC103284372 gene encoding chymotrypsinogen 2, producing the protein MAFLWLLSCFALLGTAFGCGVPAIHPVLSGLSRIVNGEDAVPGSWPWQVSLQDKTGFHFCGGSLISEDWVVTAAHCGVRTSHLVVAGEFDQGSDAEDIQVLKIAKVFKNPKFNMFTVNNDITLLKLATPARFSQTVSAVCLPDEADDFPAGTLCATTGWGLTKHNNANTPDKLQQAALPLLSNTSCKKFWGNKITDLMVCAGASGVSSCMGDSGGPLVCQKDGAWTLVGIVSWGSGTCSTSSPGVYARVTELMPWVREILADN; encoded by the exons ATGGCCTTCCTCTGGCTCCTCTCTTGCTTCGCCCTCCTGGGCACGGCCTTCG GCTGCGGGGTCCCCGCCATCCACCCCGTGCTGAGCGGCCTGTCCAGGATTGTCAACGGGGAGGACGCTgtccctggctcctggccctggcAGGTGTCCCTGCAG GACAAAACCGGCTTCCACTTCTGCGGGGGCTCCCTCATCAGCGAGGACTGGGTGGTGACTGCCGCCCACTGCGGGGTCAG AACCTCCCACCTGGTTGTGGccggggagtttgaccagggctCAGACGCTGAGGACATCCAGGTGTTGAAGATTGCCAAG GTGTTCAAGAACCCCAAGTTCAACATGTTCACCGTCAACAACGACATCACCCTGCTGAAGCTGGCCACACCCGCCCGCTTCTCCCAGACCGTGTCCGCCGTGTGCCTGCCCGATGAGGCCGACGACTTCCCCGCGGGCACACTGTGCGCCACCACGGGCTGGGGCCTGACCAAACACAACA ATGCCAACACCCCCGACAAGCTGCAGCAGgcggccctgcccctcctgtccAACACCAGCTGCAAGAAGTTCTGGGGCAACAAGATCACCGACCTCATGGTCTGTGCCGGCGCCAGCGGCGTCTCCTCCTGCATG ggcgACTCTGGGGGCCCCCTGGTCTGCCAGAAGGATGGAGCCTGGACCCTGGTGGGCATTGTGTCCTGGGGCAGCGGCACCTGCTCCACCTCCAGCCCTGGCGTGTACGCCCGGGTCACGGAGCTCATGCCCTGGGTGCGGGAGATCCTGGCCGACAActga